ACCCCGGCGCCACCGCGATCGGCATGGGCTGGGACGCGCAATGCGTCGACGCCCTCCCCCACGAGGCCCACGACCACCCCTTGCGCGCCGTGGTCACGCCCACGCGCCTCTACGGTCCATTCTGATTCCCCCCACCCCGACATGGCGCAAGCCGGTGGGCATCCTGCTGCTGCTGGCGGGATTGATGGTCTATGCCGGGGTGATCATGGGGCTTTCGCCATGGATCGGAGCCTTGCCGATTCTCGCCCAAGCACCCGTCTATCTCGTCCTCGGGACGATCTGGCTGCTGCCCTTGCGCCGTTTCCTGATCTGGATGGAAACCGGGCGCTGGGGCTGAGAGCCCGTCAAAAATAAAAAAGAAAAGAGAACAGCAAGGGGCCATTGCCCCTTGGACCCCATTATCTGGCGCAAGATCGCCCGCCTTGCGCGCAACAAAAAAGGCCCCCTTTCGGGGGCCTTCTTGTGCGATCCAAGTGGCGCGAGTGACGGGGCTCGAACCCGCGACCTCCGGCGTGACAGGCCGGCACTCTAACCAACTGAGCTACACCCGCGCATCTTGGAATGCCGCGCCTCTAAGGCGCGTCCATTTCACTGTCAACCGGCAATTTTTCGTGAGAAAAACAACCGAATGGAAAGATTTGACCCTTTCCAAAGCTGACGCCGTGAAACGGCATCCCCAAGGGAGTGGCGCGAGTGACGGGGCTCGAACCCGCGACCTCCGGCGTGACAGGCCGGCACTCTAACCAACTGAGCTACACCCGCACTTCCCTTGGGGTGAGGCGGCCTCTATGCGCCCCTCGCATTTCTGTCAACAAACTGACCCGCACAATTTTTACAACGAGCTGTGGATTACTGGGAAAGTGCCCGGAAACACGGGGCCAAAATCGCATCGTCACAGGTGCATTTTCCTGTGACCCGCGCGCTCAAACCGCAACCGGCGCGGAAAGATGCCCTTGCGGATGGTAGCCCTCGACCGAAAAATCCTCGATCCGATAGTCAAAGATCGTCTCGGGGCGGCGCGCGATGGTCAGACGCGGCGCGCCCGCGGGCACGCGCGTCAGTTGTTCGGCGATCAGATCGGCATGGTTGAGATAGAGATGGGTGTCCCCGCCCATCCACACCAGTTCGCCCGGTTCAAGGTCGCATTGCTGCGCCACCATGTGCACAAACAGCGCAGCACCCCACAAGTTGAACGGCAAACCCAGCACCACGTCGCAACTGCGCTGATAGAGCACGCAGGAGAGGCGATTGCCAGCGACATGAAACTGATAGGTCTTGTGGCACGGCGGCAGCGCCATCGCGTCCAGTTCGGCCACGTTCCAGCCCTCGACGATATGGCGGCGCCCGCCCGGATTGCTGCGCAGCCCCGCAATCAGCTGGGCCACCTGGTTGATCCCTTGCGGGCGGCGGCGGAACAGCCCCTCCTCGCCCGCCGGCTCATAGACCGGCCAATCGACCCACTGCTTGCCATAGACCGGGCCCAGATCGCCCCAGCGCGCGGCAAAGGCTTCATCAGCCACGATCCGCTGCGAAAAGGCCTCGCGGCTGATCGCCTCGCCGGTTTCGCGGCGATACCGGTCGAGCGGCCAGTCGGTCCAGATCTCCACCCCTTGCGCACAAAGCGCGCGGATATTGGTATCCCCGGTCAGGAACCACAGGAATTCGCGGGTCGCCGTTTTCCAGAACACGCGCTTGGTCGTCAGCAGCGGCACGCGCCCGTCGGCAAGGTCGAACCGCAACTGTGCGCCCAGCACCGCGCGCGTCCCCACCCCGGTCCGGTCCATGCGTTCGTCACCATGCTCCCAGATGCGGCGCATGAGGTCGAGATATTGCCCTTCATAATGAATATTCTGGGCGGCAGAGCGGGATTCGGAAGCCATCGTCATGGCCGCAATGCATAGTCCGCCCCCGCCCGCAGGCCAACACGCTGGCCCGCATATTGCCCGCAAACAGGCCAAGTCACTGTTTTTACATATTTTTCTAAGCTGTTGATAAGTTTTTGAAAAACGAAGCTTGCGCGCCCGGAATCCCCCGCATATAGGGCGGCCCTGCCCAGCGGGGACGGCCTAGCCCGAACCGCTCCGGTCGGGGAGTAGCTCAGCCTGGTAGAGCACTGTCTTCGGGAGGCAGGGGCCGGAGGTTCGAATCCTCTCTCCCCGACCATTTAAACCGCTGGTTTCCAG
The genomic region above belongs to Novosphingobium sp. IK01 and contains:
- a CDS encoding DUF2842 domain-containing protein; amino-acid sequence: MGILLLLAGLMVYAGVIMGLSPWIGALPILAQAPVYLVLGTIWLLPLRRFLIWMETGRWG
- the thyA gene encoding thymidylate synthase, producing MTMASESRSAAQNIHYEGQYLDLMRRIWEHGDERMDRTGVGTRAVLGAQLRFDLADGRVPLLTTKRVFWKTATREFLWFLTGDTNIRALCAQGVEIWTDWPLDRYRRETGEAISREAFSQRIVADEAFAARWGDLGPVYGKQWVDWPVYEPAGEEGLFRRRPQGINQVAQLIAGLRSNPGGRRHIVEGWNVAELDAMALPPCHKTYQFHVAGNRLSCVLYQRSCDVVLGLPFNLWGAALFVHMVAQQCDLEPGELVWMGGDTHLYLNHADLIAEQLTRVPAGAPRLTIARRPETIFDYRIEDFSVEGYHPQGHLSAPVAV